The following nucleotide sequence is from Aneurinibacillus soli.
TATGGCGACAGAAGGCACAGCAAAATACCTGGAGCAAGAAGGAATGCAAGTCACTCGTGTTCGCAAAGTGACCGAAGATGCTCCGAACATGCTCGATATCATTCGCGAAGGGGAAGCAAGCTTCGTACTGAACACGCTGACGAAAGGCAAATTACCTGCACGTGATGGCTTCCGCATCCGTCGTGAAGCGGCAGAGAACGGTGTAGTATGCTTCACATCACTGGACACTGCACACGCACTCCTTAAAGTGCTTGAAGCGATCACATTTACAGCAGAATCAATGCCGCATTTTGAAGACGCAAAGTAAAAAAGGGGGCGTACGCGCTTGGATAAGGGACTTGTCACTGTTATAGCAAATGAACAAATCGCAGAGCGCATCTACCGCCTGCAAGTACAGGGGGAACTGGTGGGACGAATGACTCGTCCCGGCCAGTTCGTCCATATCAAATGCGGTACGGGAATTGACCCGCTGCTGCGCCGTCCGATCAGCATTTGCGATGTAGATGCGGATAAGCAGATACTTACGATGATTTTTCGTGCGGATGGACACGGAACCCGTGTATTAAGTGAGTCAGTACCAGGTCAGTCACTGGATATTCTGGCCCCGCTTGGCGAGGGATTCCCGGTGGATACTCGCACAGATGGTGAGCATGCTTTGCTCATCGGTGGTGGGATCGGTGTTCCGCCGTTGTATTACCTGGGCAAGCAGCTGCGTGCCCGTGGGGTAAAAGTTACATTCGTGATTGGTTTCGGAACAGCGTCTCAAGTGTTCCTGACAGAGGAGTTGGCTGAGCTCGGCACGGGGCATGTGGTCACGATGGACGGAAGCGCAGGCACAAAAGGTCTCGTTACAGACGTGCTGACAGAGGCAAACGGTCTTGCGCCAGCTGACTGGGATGTGCTGTATTCTTGCGGTCCGCTGCCGATGTTGCGTGCGCTGCAAGATACATATCAGAAGCTTAATAAAGAAGGCTATATCTCACTTGAGGAGCGCATGGGCTGTGGCGTAGGTGCCTGTCTTGCCTGCGTTTGTTCGGTACAGGAGCCACAAGAAGGCAAAAAGAAATACAAGAAGATTTGTTCGGACGGTCCAGTCTTTGCATTCGGGGAGGTGCGCGTATAATGGCAGCGATGAAAAATCGTCTTGCAGTCAACATTGCAGGCATCGAGATGAAAAATCCGATTATGCCGGCATCTGGCTGCTTTGGCTTCGGCCGAGAGTACGCACAGTTTTATGACCTGAACAAACTGGGAGCTGTGGCAGTTAAAGCGACGACTGTAGAAGAACGCGAGGGCAATCCAACGCCACGTGTCGCAGAGACACCGGGTGGGATGCTCAATGCGATTGGCCTGCAAAATCCAGGTCTTGCCGATGTAATGGACTATGAACTTCCCTGGCTGCAACAGTTCGGGGAGCTGCCGGTTATTGTCAATGTAGCCGGTACAACGACAGATGATTATGTACAGGTAGCAGAGCGCGTCTGCCAGGCGCCGAACGTAGCCGCTATCGAACTAAACATTTCGTGCCCAAATGTTAAATGTGGCGGGATTACATTCGGAACAGACCCTGTGATTGCGGCGCAGCTGACCGAAGAGATTAAAAAAGTAAGTTCCATTCCGGTATTCGTTAAACTATCCCCGAACGTAACGGACGTGGTGGCCATTGCGAAAGCGGTGGAAGCAGCTGGGGCGGACGGGTTGAGTATGATTAACACGCTGCTTGGCATGCGTATCGACTTGAAAACGCGCCGTCCGATTATTGCGAACCGTACAGGCGGTTTGTCCGGTCCTGCGATTAAGCCCGTAGCGATTCGGATGATTCACGATGTGAGCCAGCAAGTAAACATCCCGATCATCGGGATGGGTGGTATTCAGTCTGCTGATGATGTGATTGAGTTCTTCATGGCAGGTGCATCAGCGGTAGCAGTCGGAACCGCGAACTTCGTAGATCCATATGCGTGCCCGACGATCATTGATGAACTCGAAGCAAAGCTTGCGGATTACGGGGTAGACTCCATTACGGAACTGACAGGAGCGGCGTGGAAGTGATGAACATGAATGAACGGATTATGGTCGCGCTCGACTATCCGAGTGCACAGGAGGCGGATCATTGTGTCCGTCTGCTCGAAGGAACAGGCGTCTATGTAAAAATCGGCATGCAGCTGTATTACGCAGCTGGCCCGGACTATATTCGGCAGATGAAAGACAAAGGCTATTCGGTGTTCCTCGATCTCAAGGTGCATGACATTCCGAATACAGCGCGTGGTGCCATGCAAAGTCTCGCCTCGCTTGGCGTGGATATGGTGAACGTTCACGCAGCCGGGGGCCTGAAAATGATGGAGGCTGCGCGAGAAGGACTGGAAAAAGGCACGCCGTCTGGACAGAAGCGCCCGCTGCTCATTGCGGTTACGCAGCTGACGAGTACAACAGAGGCGATGATGAATGATGAACTTGGCATTGCTGGCTCAGTAGAAGACTGTGTGGTGCAGTATGCAAAGCTAGCGAAACAAGCCGGTCTTGATGGCGTCGTTGCTTCTCCGAAAGAAGTGCCGCTTATTAAAGAAGCGTGCGGCTCGGCGTTTTTAACGGTAACACCAGGCATTCGCCCGAAAGGAACCGATGCTGGCGATCAGCATCGCATTACAACGCCGTCGGATGCATTTAAATTAGGCTCGGATTACATTGTAATCGGACGTGCGATTACACAGGCAGCTGATCCAAAGCAGGCGCTGCATACGATTCTGGAAGAAGTGAAGGGGAGTGCGAACTAATGGGACAAACTGAACTGGCAAAACAAATCGCAGGCAAACTGCTTGACATTGATGCGGTATCTCTCCGCCCGGACGAGCCATTCACATGGACATCTGGCATCAAAAGCCCGATCTACTGCGACAACCGGATGACGATGTCATTCCCGGACGTGCGCCGTCTGATCTACAAAAGCTTCGCGCAAAAAATTCGTGAGCAGTATCCAGATGCGCAGGTGATCGCGGGAACGGCGACAGCGGGCATCCCGCATGCGGCATGGGTGTCGGAAGAACTTGGACTTCCGATGACGTATGTGCGCTCGAAGCCAAAAGGACACGG
It contains:
- a CDS encoding dihydroorotate dehydrogenase → MKNRLAVNIAGIEMKNPIMPASGCFGFGREYAQFYDLNKLGAVAVKATTVEEREGNPTPRVAETPGGMLNAIGLQNPGLADVMDYELPWLQQFGELPVIVNVAGTTTDDYVQVAERVCQAPNVAAIELNISCPNVKCGGITFGTDPVIAAQLTEEIKKVSSIPVFVKLSPNVTDVVAIAKAVEAAGADGLSMINTLLGMRIDLKTRRPIIANRTGGLSGPAIKPVAIRMIHDVSQQVNIPIIGMGGIQSADDVIEFFMAGASAVAVGTANFVDPYACPTIIDELEAKLADYGVDSITELTGAAWK
- a CDS encoding dihydroorotate dehydrogenase electron transfer subunit, producing MDKGLVTVIANEQIAERIYRLQVQGELVGRMTRPGQFVHIKCGTGIDPLLRRPISICDVDADKQILTMIFRADGHGTRVLSESVPGQSLDILAPLGEGFPVDTRTDGEHALLIGGGIGVPPLYYLGKQLRARGVKVTFVIGFGTASQVFLTEELAELGTGHVVTMDGSAGTKGLVTDVLTEANGLAPADWDVLYSCGPLPMLRALQDTYQKLNKEGYISLEERMGCGVGACLACVCSVQEPQEGKKKYKKICSDGPVFAFGEVRV
- the pyrF gene encoding orotidine-5'-phosphate decarboxylase, giving the protein MNMNERIMVALDYPSAQEADHCVRLLEGTGVYVKIGMQLYYAAGPDYIRQMKDKGYSVFLDLKVHDIPNTARGAMQSLASLGVDMVNVHAAGGLKMMEAAREGLEKGTPSGQKRPLLIAVTQLTSTTEAMMNDELGIAGSVEDCVVQYAKLAKQAGLDGVVASPKEVPLIKEACGSAFLTVTPGIRPKGTDAGDQHRITTPSDAFKLGSDYIVIGRAITQAADPKQALHTILEEVKGSAN